The following proteins come from a genomic window of Dreissena polymorpha isolate Duluth1 chromosome 1, UMN_Dpol_1.0, whole genome shotgun sequence:
- the LOC127854952 gene encoding RING finger protein 215-like yields the protein MADKPICRNIIGKSFELTIFKHKLCLVSLVYYILVIPAFANPERRTLIQVVRMEKAANRHLTVGSQSSGTVKTEDVDAIFWGKLLSIGRENKAEGRLHLLPTNCDEDESSVARLPGGWVAVLNYTDELGVSPGTVGQCHGIMDRMKKALFFGASAIIILTLNPLKIKELDVSQLFARPVVLVDISENITNMLHLLTSKMKIKARFLYNVSQNVKESQKYFTTVTLWGTCGRYSGRSYHEWDGVVCLGNQETPSNKEGKVDIENFWNYFYSAILVLMLIHYLRTRQEQDWENPDYIDVSLRELAHKALAVMKIKRYSKEGNHDTCAVCLENFYLKQKLRVLPCGHYFHTKCVDPWLVRNHTCPLCKLNIIEKLESLPEET from the exons ATGGCTGACAAACCAATTTGCAGAAATATAATTGGCAAATCTTTTGAACTGACCATATTCAAACATAAACTATGTCTAGTGTCATTGGTTTACTACATATTGGTAATTCCTGCTTTTGCAAATCCAGAAAGGAGAACCCTAATCCAAGTCGTAAGAATGGAGAAAGCAGCAAACAGACATTTGACAGTTGGTTCTCAGTCTAGCGGAACTGTCAAAACAGAAGACGTTGACGCAATATTTTGGGGAAAACTGTTGAGCATTGGTCGTGAAAACAAAGCGGAAGGCAGACTTCATCTG CTTCCAACTAACTGTGATGAAGATGAGAGCAGTGTGGCTCGGCTCCCAGGAGGCTGGGTTGCAGTCCTCAACTACACTGATGAACTTGGAGTCAGCCCTGGAACGGTGGGCCAGTGCCATGGGATCATGGACAGG ATGAAGAAGGCGCTATTCTTTGGGGCATCAGCTATCATTATTTTAACTCTGAATCCCTTGAAAATCAAAGAA TTGGATGTGAGTCAGCTGTTTGCAAGGCCTGTTGTCCTTGTGGACATCTCAGAAAACATTACCAACATGCTGCATCTACTCACAAG TAAGATGAAGATAAAGGCAAGGTTTTTGTACAATGTATCACAGAATGTTAAAGAGTCACAA AAGTATTTCACCACAGTAACCCTGTGGGGTACATGTGGGAGGTACAGTGGTAGAAGTTACCACGAGTGGGACGGAGTTGTCTGCCTTGGTAACCAGGAAACCCCTAGCAACAAGGAGGGCAAG GTTGATATTGAAAATTTCTGGAACTACTTTTACTCTGCTATACTGGTTCTCATGCTGATCCACTATTTGCGCACTAGACAGGAACAAGACTGGGAGAATCCAGACTATATAGAT GTCTCATTAAGAGAGCTGGCGCACAAAGCTCTTGCTGTGatgaaaatcaaacgatattCAAAAGAAGGCAACCATGATACCTGTGCTGTCTGTCTAGAAAATTTCTACCTGAAACAG AAATTGCGCGTTCTGCCTTGTGGCCACTACTTCCATACCAAATGTGTGGACCCCTGGCTTGTCAGGAACCATACCTGTCCTTTGTGCAAGCTAAACATCATAG AGAAGCTTGAAAGTCTTCCAGAAGAGACGTGA